From Penicillium psychrofluorescens genome assembly, chromosome: 1, one genomic window encodes:
- a CDS encoding uncharacterized protein (ID:PFLUO_001198-T1.cds;~source:funannotate) has protein sequence MPMLKDPSTKYKAFKPLNLPNRQWPNKVIEKPPRWMATDLRDGNQSLPDPMDGEQKHRFFKMLVEIGYKEIEVSFPSASQTDFDFTRRLVEEPGLTPDDVWLQVLSPCREELIRRTVDSLKGAKKAILHIYLATSPCFRQIVFNMDRKQSLELAVRCTKYARSITKDDPSQAGTEWQFEFSPETFSDTEPDFAIEVCEAVKAAWEPTVENPIIFNLPATVEMATPNIFADQIEYFCTNMTEREKFCVSVHPHNDRGCAVAAAELAQMAGAQRVEGTLFGNGERTGNVDLVTLALNLYTQGVSPQVDFSDINAIIKVVEESNKLAVHERAPYGGTLTQVAYSGSHQDAVAKGFKLREKNNATDKDLWQIPYIPLDPQDIGRTYEAVIRVNSQSGKGGAAWVILRQLELDLPRPLQIEFSKVVQKETEAVSRELKPNEIVSLFERAYHLKSNPRFNLVDYNITTDRSQSPAPPEPGKALNTRNLKRRFTGIVEIDNVQHGITGVGPGAISSLAAALSTLGIDLDVVDYKEHSIGLGRDVKAATYLQCTADGSKQQVWGVGIHQDVVQASLIALLSAASSFLTSRAGSPAPFRPVRSNTFTNEDLQALEQLADSNDAISSNGGLNTKVNIEQLTKQAEAL, from the exons ATGCCGAT GCTCAAGGATCCCTCAACAAAGTACAAGGCGTTCAAGCCTCTGAATCTGCCGAACCGCCAATGGCCGAACAAGGTTATCGAGAAGCCGCCGCGCTGGATGGCCACCGATCTGCGCGATGGTAACCAGAGTCTGCCCGATCCAATG GACGGCGAACAAAAACACCGCTTCTTCAAGATGCTCGTCGAAATCGGCTACAAGGAAATTGAAGTGTCGTTCCCATCCGCCTCCCAAACGGACTTTGACTTCACGCGCCGTCTGGTCGAAGAACCCGGTCTCACCCCCGATGATGTATGGCTGCAGGTCCTCTCTCCATGCCGTGAGGAACTTATCCGCCGCACGGTGGACTCGCTGAAGGGCGCCAAGAAGGCGATCCTGCACATCTATCTCGCCACTAGCCCGTGCTTCCGCCAGATTGTTTTCAACATGGACCGGAAACAGAGTCTGGAGTTGGCGGTGCGCTGTACCAAGTACGCGCGCTCCATTACGAAGGACGATCCTTCCCAAGCCGGCACTGAGTGGCAATTTGAGTTCTCGCCGGAGACCTTCTCTGATACGGAGCCTGACTTTGCCATTGAGGTCTGTGAGGCTGTCAAGGCTGCTTGGGAGCCCACTGTGGAGAACCCGATTATTTTTAACCTCCCTGCCACTGTGGAGATGGCCACTCCCAATATTTTTGCTGACCAGATCGAGTACTTCTGCACAAATATGACTGAGAGGGAGAAATTCTGTGTGTCTGTCCACCCTCACAATGACAGAGGCTGTGccgtggccgcggccgagCTAGCACAGATGGCGGGTGCGCAGCGGGTGGAAGGCACCCTTTTTGGTAATGG TGAACGCACAGGAAACGTCGATCTAGTCACCTTGGCTCTAAATCTCTATACCCAAGGAGTCTCTCCTCAGGTAGACTTTTCCgacatcaacgccatcatcaAGGTCGTGGAGGAGAGCAATAAACTTGCTGTCCACGAAAGAGCTCCATACGGAG GTACTTTGACACAAGTCGCATACTCGGGCAGTCACCAAGACGCTGTGGCTAAGGGCTTCAAGCTGCGTGAGAAGAACAACGCAACCGACAAGGATCTGTGGCAGATCCCCTACATCCCGCTCGACCCTCAAGATATCGGACGAACATACGAGGCAGTCATCCGCGTCAACTCTCAGAGCGGCAAGGGAGGTGCTGCTTGGGTTAttctgcgccagctcgaGCTGGATCTTCCGCGCCCGCTCCAGATCGAGTTCAGCAAGGTCGTGCAAAAGGAAACCGAAGCTGTCAGCCGGGAACTCAAGCCAAACGAGATCGTCAGCCTCTTCGAGCGGGCCTACCATCTCAAGTCCAACCCGCGCTTCAACCTGGTCGACTACAACATCACGACAGACCGCTCGCAATCACCTGCTCCGCCAGAGCCCGGTAAGGCTCTCAACACCCGAAACCTCAAGCGCCGCTTCACGGGAATTGTCGAGATTGACAATGTGCAGCATGGCATTACCGGCGTGGGACCCGGTGCCATTTCCTCTCTGGCTGCTGCGTTGTCTACTCTGGGCATCGATCTCGACGTGGTCGACTACAAGGAGCACTCCATCGGTCTGGGCCGAGACGTCAAGGCAGCCACTTACCTCCAGTGCACAGCTGATGGCAGCAAGCAGCAAGTCTGGGGTGTTGGTATCCATCAGGATGTGGTTCAAGCCAGTCTGATCGCGCTGCTGAGCGCAGCCAGCTCG TTCCTCACTTCTCGCGCCGGCTCGCCGGCTCCCTTCCGACCAGTACGCTCCAACACCTTCACCAACGAGGACCTGCAGGCTCTTGAGCAGCTGGCCGACTCCAACGATGCCATTTCGTCTAATGGTGGCTTGAACACCAAGGTGAACATTGAACAGCTCACAAAGCAGGCTGAGGCCCTGTAA
- a CDS encoding uncharacterized protein (ID:PFLUO_001199-T1.cds;~source:funannotate): MRPSIRLRPLINPRPKIDLPPTDHRALGTAQELFTSSVYSPGSPLFLPNGTHIINKLVSFLRTQYLQYGFREVLTPSIYKRSLWEVSGHWQNYKDDMYEVTGRGASGDMDGEAGEDESYGLKPMNCPGHCLLFKSQTHSYRDLPVRYADFSPLHRNEVSGSLTGLTRVRRFHQDDGHIFCRPKQIKSEIASALGFVDMVMTTFGLGPYRLVLSTRPEKDFIGSIDMWDNAESQLREALDSTRREWALNEGDGAFYGPKIDIQLQDQAGKWHQLSTIQLDMNLPRRFELEYQVSEGEEDYNPATPGVATPVLIHRAIFGSLERFLAFLIEENGGRWPFWLSPRQGIILTVNQDDAVVRHAKEAAAKFSGFRALLNDGNSPPRPLSSNDSTFLVDVDTSPQTLGKKIQRAKQMKYNLIFILGSRDVADRSITVDVTGQMQSKTDPDAQQFQTLMGAQVGEEALKNPRAVKLKVDDVHPLLVELEKRFL; this comes from the exons ATGCGCCCTTCGATTCGGCTGCGGCCACTGATTAATCCCAGG CCCAAAATTGACCTTCCTCCCACCGATCACCGAGCTCTCGGCACCGCGCAAGAGCTCTTCACCTCGTCCGTCTACAGTCCTGGATCGCCCCTGTTTCTCCCCAATGGCACAcacatcatcaacaaacTAGTCTCCTTCCTCCGCACTCAGTACCTACAATATGGCTTCCGCGAAGTCCTGACCCCGTCGATCTACAAGCGCTCTCTGTGGGAGGTGTCGGGCCATTGGCAGAACTACAAGGATGACATGTACGAGGTGACCGGCCGCGGGGCAAGCGGCGATATGGACGGTGAGGCAGGCGAGGACGAATCATATGGCCTGAAACCCATGAATTGTCCCGGCCATTGCCTGCTGTTTAAATCGCAAACACACTCCTACCGCGACCTGCCGGTGCGCTATGCGGATTTCAGCCCGCTCCACCGCAATGAAGTCTCTGGGTCGTTGACTGGTCTGACCCGCGTGCGTCGGTTTCACCAGGACGATGGTCACATATTCTGCCGTCCTAAGCAGATTAAGTCAGAGATCGCGTCGGCATTGGGTTTCGTGGACATGGTGATGACGACCTTTGGGCTGGGCCCGTATCGATTAGTGCTCTCGACCCGGCCCGAGAAAGATTTTATTGGAAGTATCGACATGTGGGACAATGCGGAGAGTCAGTTGCGTGAGGCGTTGGACAGCACTAGACGTGAATGGGCGCTGAACGAAGGTGACGGCGCTTTCTACGGGCCTAAAATCGACATTCAGCTTCAGGACCAAGCGGGGAAGTGGCATCAACTGTCTACTATTCAACTCGACATGAACCTGCCTCGACGATTTGAACTGGAATACCAGGTTTctgaaggcgaggaggatTACAACCCGGCTACTCCAGGAGTGGCCACCCCCGTGCTCATCCATCGCGCAATTTTCGGCTCGCTGGAGCGGTTTTTGGCATTCCTTATTGAAGAAAATGGCGGCCGGTGGCCGTTCTGGCTCTCACCCCGCCAAGGCATTATTTTAACCGTCAACCAGGACGATGCCGTGGTGCGCCACGCTAAAGAAGCCGCTGCGAAGTTCTCCGGATTCCGCGCACTGTTAAATGATGGAaattctcctcctcggccattGTCATCCAACGATTCGACCTTCCTAGTCGATGTCGACACCAGCCCGCAGACTCTAGGCAAGAAAATCCAACGCGCTAAGCAGATGAAGTACAATTTAATATTCATCCTGGGTTCGCGTGACGTGGCCGACCGCAGTATAACCGTTGATGTCACCGGGCAGATGCAGAGCAAGACCGACCCGGATGCGCAACAGTTTCAGACGCTGATGGGGGCTCaggttggagaagaggcATTGAAGAACCCGCGCGCGGTGAAGCTCAAGGTCGACGACGTTCAtccgctgctggtggagctggagaaaaGATTTTTGTGA
- a CDS encoding uncharacterized protein (ID:PFLUO_001200-T1.cds;~source:funannotate) — MSTDPPRTPDHSVLGDSWVVASTSSLKEQGAQDATPASSRDNKQRDKDGTTPNTRTEPPVAFSSTATSGPELIMPSIYEVAISEASWVAPGVRAKDQPSSSLRKRHQVSSSGAESPKKQPQPSASAGITDAGTSAPAQSRHMGLVAKLTALCRQLPSSVRMSINVVLLTLMLHLLVFPELVYQVRDLCKISAVATLYSNSCTAPDPIVFPPSNPFQSPEEALATSQKRLESIFDTTLQTLTPHAAVLKQSETTLRNLQDQVKAVFPGAKHALDLEFQGSDQAMRAAAWEFDSLRADLRSAVESLLASPPTLESGGSIARDTRQVTQLRRKEQYLDRLRAQILTKADSLASRLATLDDHLEAVEGIVTREQRNAILHPSADGSGTLLGPLNSIMDTLHGSSLGAFFVRGSMSSSQDSASSPSLTTVRQLLRQALVHHRPIADSVQRLSRQLRAGSRRQSEPTW; from the coding sequence ATGTCTACAGACCCACCACGCACTCCAGATCACTCGGTCCTGGGTGACTCCTGGGTGGTCgcgtcgacctcgtcgctCAAAGAACAAGGCGCGCAGGACGCGACACCTGCCAGCTCGAGGGACAACAAGCAGCGCGACAAAGATGGCACAACACCAAACACAAGAACTGAGCCGCCGGTTGCCTTTTCCTCCACAGCAACGTCGGGCCCAGAGCTCATCATGCCCTCCATCTACGAAGTGGCCATCTCCGAAGCCTCGTGGGTCGCGCCGGGTGTGCGTGCCAAAGACCagccctcctcgtccttgaggAAACGGCACCAGGTATCGTCTTCAGGCGCAGAGTcgccaaagaagcagccTCAGCCAAGTGCATCCGCTGGTATTACAGACGCTGGCACGTCTGCCCCGGCACAAAGCAGGCATATGGGTCTTGTCGCGAAACTCACAGCCCTCTGTCGCCAGCTACCTTCCTCGGTCCGTATGTCGATCAACGTAGTCCTACTCACTCTCATGCTTCACCTGCTGGTCTTCCCAGAGCTAGTCTACCAAGTCCGTGACTTGTGCAAGATCTCCGCGGTTGCGACACTCTATTCCAACAGCTGTACAGCCCCCGACCCGATAGTCTTCCCACCAAGCAACCCCTTTCAGTCCCCCGAAGAAGCCCTCGCAACCTCACAAAAGAGGCTCGAGTCGATATTTGACACCACCCTTCAAACCCTAACCCCACACGCGGCCGTCCTCAAACAGAGCGAGACCACACTCCGCAACCTGCAGGACCAGGTGAAGGCCGTGTTTCCGGGTGCCAAACATGCTCTCGATCTTGAGTTTCAGGGCAGTGATCAGGCCATGCGGGCAGCGGCCTGGGAGTTTGATTCCTTGCGGGCAGACCTACGCTCTGCGGTCGAGAGTTTGCTCGCATCGCCGCCGACCTTAGAATCTGGTGGCTCTATCGCGCGAGACACACGCCAGGTGACGCAGCTCCGACGCAAAGAGCAGTATCTTGACCGGCTGCGCGCGCAGATCTTAACCAAAGCCGATTCACTTGCCAGCCGGTTGGCCACGCTGGACGACCACCTGGAAGCAGTCGAGGGGATCGTGACACGCGAGCAGCGTAATGCCATTCTTCATCCCTCGGCTGACGGGTCTGGTACTTTGCTCGGGCCTCTCAATTCGATCATGGACACGCTCCACGGATCATCCCTGGGGGCATTCTTTGTCCGTGGATCGATGTCCTCTTCTCAGGACTCAGCCTCTAGTCCGTCGCTTACTACGGTCCGacagctgctgcgccaggCTTTGGTCCACCACCGCCCTATTGCGGACTCGGTGCAGCGCCTGTCACGCCAGCTGCGTGCAGGGTCTCGTCGCCAATCCGAGCCCACGTGGTGA